TTTTTCATTGTGCCGTCAGGCTGGgtttttgtgtaattttcattgttactaGATCGATGAGGCATTAAAGTGTCTCGCATGGGCTGTGAAAATTTGTGATTGATTTTGCCCATAAGCTTTAAGCTTTGCAGTAGAGGCAGAAATAAGCGGGGATGGCAATGATAAGGAAAAGATAGGGGGCAGAGGTTAGGGTACATATTTTAATAGAATTGAGGAGtggagtgtgtgtctgtctgagaaATAGTGGAACAGAGGCAGACAGGGGACAATAAATGGCGTTGAACCGATGGAGTCTGTGTGATTGGGTCAACAGGGCTCTCATCAGTCTTTTTCACGTGACAGTCAATGTGCAATCTGTGAGTAATATTTGATTACAGACCAGGTCATTGCTGCATGGCCCCCCACAGATGAAGCTTGCTAGAGGTAGACCTGACTAAGTCACCAAGAAAAGGAGTTTTGAGCCCCACATAGAAGGAGTTGAGTCCCTCTGGGTTACAGTATCTGTCTGTCAATACCTCGCCTGGCAGCAGCTCAGGAGATTGATGAGGGTTAAGTCTTAAACACAAGAGACATGTCAATTATATACTTAATACCgtatgtctctttttttccttctcagcTGTGGTCTGTGCATGCACTGCGTTTCAGATTATACATCTTACGTCAGCAGTGGGCCGATAGAGAAACATGAGAGCTCAGAATTGGCAAGGTGAAGGCCAGAGATCAGCAGGCAGATTATTGGCTTCAAATAGCCTCCACAgtctctgcacacacaaacacaaacaaacacatcgTGCCAGCTTCCTGTCAGGTGGCTTGAAGCGTGAGCTCAGACCAGAGGCTGTCCTCActtgtgaaagtgtgtgtgtgtgtgggggtggtTGTTTTTCACAGAGGAATAGCATGTTAATTAATAGCCAGCTCTTTTATCGACAGCGTTTCAGAAAGTAGATAGATGACAATCTTGTAAACGGTGACTTGGTCTATTTCCTTATCACAAATGTCACAGAAacttaaacatttacaaaggggaattttaacttttttttttttaagctggcATCATTTACATCCATTTGCACATTGGCTAGTAGCCTTCTTTTCCCCTGCTTTTCACTGGTGCATTGCTAAGTTTCTTGGTGCTTTACTGCCACCCGTTGTTGATCAGATTAATGGTGTGAAACCAGGTATTATTTGACCCTTTTCATTTGATAGACACTGCCAATCTTTGAGTGAAAACGGTCAGAGTTATGCTTCTTTGCTGTGACTActatttctcctcctccagctcttgCATCGTGTTTCACCTGTTCgttgtcttcttcttttataGCATGCACTAAACATGTGCGGTCCTCGTGCGTGTACTAGCAGAGCCTCAGATACGATCAAAACAGGGTCAGAATCTTTGCCCCGTAGTGGctaactccacagggtaccttttaAGCTTTTACATCTGACAACGTAAATCAGCAAGATTACATATAATTCCTTAACCTTCCTCCAAAAGATAAGTTTCTTCTAAGCTAATTTAATATTCCCTTTTAAAGCCAGCTTGGCCACACAAAGATGAGTAACCTCTTAAGACGTGCAAGAGAGgtgaaaggaggaaaaagggaGGATGGCTTCCAGTGGTGCTCCTGCtaattaaattgtgtttttgtctgatcAGCCCGTCTCTGGCAGGGTGCAGAGTTTAAACCGTTCAGACTGAAAACCAACTgagaacagaggaaaacaaaatgcCTCATTTCAATGCTCATCACTGTTCTCCACATCACCCCCATAAATATCTGtttagcacaaaaaaaacagattggtgctgaaaattttatttgaaaacaaacacataaacacttcAGGGCAGAACAAGGAATAGCTGGAAGGAGGGGGATCTTAGAGCGACAGACTGAGAGAGTGAGGAGTGCCACAGGAGAGCAGTACGAGGAAACCGACAAGAGAGAGAACAGGAAGAAAGTAGATGCCTCGCCTAGGCTGTAATGTCGCAGAGCTTGTTTCCCTCTCAGCTTGAGGTGCTTGTGATTTCTCGACTGTTTTGCTTCTCACATTTTCATGTTGACACACTCTAACGGTGCCTCTGCCATCTTAGAATTACTGTTTAAACAGGGTGTGTTTTGGCAGCTCGAGCGATGCAAATTAAATTTTAACTTCCCTCCCAAGCTTGACAGTGCTTGGAACGTGCTGCCGCTGACAGATACAGTTAATTTAGCTGCAAATTTACAAAAGGTTTTGGATTATTCTTTTCATCTGTTCAATATATGGGATGTACAGGTTGATGTGAATGACAGTGCTGAATTTAGTGTGATGCATTTGTGAGATTTCTATCTTTTTAAGTGCCTTTTTTAGCAGTTTTTTATACAGTCTTGGCTGTTTCTAGCAGGTGAAGCTCCATGAAATTGAGCAAAAACCTGAATTTCTTACAGGTCTCTTCCACTCATGTAGTTTACTGATCACTTAGGGCTGCTTGTGGAGGTGTAGGGATTTTTCTGTGGTTATCCCCTCCTAcgatttgaataaaaaaatccacatcaACGTTAGAATAATTTGTTAAATCTGTCCATTTTAACAGGCGCCAGGGCTTGATATGAGCACCAAGAGAATCCAGGTCCtcaggcagatttttttttttttttttttgaaagaggagtacattacagtatgtgtgggtTGAGAATCTGCAGTTCATCATCCTGTGAtccatgcaaacaaacaaaaacaaagcagccCAGCCATAaccaatagaaaaaaaaaaacatcttctaGAGATGTTAATTGTGCCTCCTCTATCCTTTAATCCCTCTGTCCTCATTCCactcttccacctcctcctctttttggAGGAACCGGTAGAAATGACCTATTTTTATGCTCCtttgttcattttgtcttttaatcttGTAACACTTTGGCCAGATCAGTCAACTCTGGAAATAGCCTTTATCCATCCTCCTTGCTCACTTTCCAACACGCGTGGGTGCATGTGGGTGTGTCCTCGTGCCTTCTTATCGTCTCCTGAACTAGGATGAAGACAATCCCATTTGAACACCCTGCTCTCTCCgtctccctccttttttccccctatacctttatttacttgtttcttcttcttataGTAGAAACACTTCCTGGTTCATGCATCTGTTTGTAGAAATTAGTGGAAAAAGTGGAATAATTGAAGAGTGGGCTGAAATAGTGAAAGTACATGGCCTTCAGTTGTGTACAGTTGCTTGTATCAGTTAATCTATGAAACCTCTGCAGGGAAATCATTTGCACTTTATTCTACACTGGAAAGGATTTTCCTCCCTTTCCAGTGGCTCAGTTAGTCTAACCAGATACATCATTCTGAACTTTAATCAAAGTTGTGTTGAAGTGGAAACAAGCAGCTGCTGATTTTGGGGCTTATTACTCATTCACTGAGGACTCTGCTCTAGTCTGAGCAGCTGCAACAAGGTCACGGACTTTACCTTCTGCTTCCTgcaagtggtgtgtgtgtgtgtgtgtttgtgtgtctgtgtgtgtgtgttattgccTCGACTTGGAGGTAATAACCCTTTCCAACTCTGTTTTTAAACCTCCATTTTATCCCTTACCACTGACTCAGACACTTACTGGTGGAAGTGTGTACATATCTGGATTCTCGTactgaacagacagacacagacaaatacaCTCTTCCTTAGCGCGGGTGACTAATAGCTGCTGTCCTCCAACCTGCCAGACGAAGTCCAATATGTCATCTTGAGGAGGAGAGGTAGACCACTTCGGACCTGATATTAAAAGTGTGTTTGGTTCCTCTCGCTGAGAAAAGCGTTTCCAGTAGTCCTCAGAGGTAGCAGACACCTAATCGAATGTTCCAGTCGTCTCGGTGCCCAGAATAGCCACCTTACAGCAAGCATCTACAGGGGCTGGACGCAATATCACAAACATCTCATAAAATCGAATGCAATTGCATGCAGTAGCCTTGCAACAAATGCTGGATTTGTAACTCTGTTGTTGGACTCTGTTGTCATTTATGAGGTTGTGGTTTTTCTGCTTCCTGTATGTATCATCTTAACATGGTCCTCACTTAGTTTTCATCACAGACAACATGATTGCCGCTGCTACAACTGCAGGGTATCTGAGATTAAATTTGCTGCATTCAATTTTGTGCTGCTTGGCTGCAAGAACACAGAAGatcattttcagaaaatgtcattttgatttGCAAATGAAGTGCTTTGAACCAAATTAGTTTGTCTTGATTGAGTTTTTTCACCTCTGACATGTGTTGTCGTTTTGCTTTCAGGGTGTTAATATGCTTTTATATTTGCGAAATTATATTCCTCTCTGCCGTGCTTTCCTTTATCTGTTTCTAGTGTGaaattaacaaatattttttgttatacTTATTATACATACTGCTAGAAAATGCGACAAGTTTGCTGACAGTTATGTTCCAAACATGAGTTTGACTTTGGGCTAGATATGTCagcttttcccttttttatctTTCCTCTGCCCTGTCTTCCTACTATTACAGCTGTCTCGCCTCTTGCTGAGTGTTGACTGTATGTTTTGGCTCCCGTAGGATTTGTCACTGTGAAGGGGATGACGAGAGTCCTCTGATCACACCGTGCCACTGCACGGGGAGCCTGCGCTTCGTCCACCAGGCCTGTCTACAGCAGTGGATCAAGAGCTCCGACACTCGCTGCTGTGAGCTCTGCAAATATGAGTTTATCATGGAGACCAAGCTCAAGCCGCTGCGCAAGGTAAGGcacagtttgtatgtgtgtgtgttgcaatgTTGGGAGGTGTACACATTCGTAGAAAAGTAATTAATGCTCCCGTTGATTAGTTTGTTCTCACTTAATAAATTCAGGCTGTCATTGCAGCTCAGCTCCCAAGTGTCACAACTAAGCTCACATCATTCCTTTGTTATGAAGCTGAAAATGCCAAAAGCTGTCTCCAATCTGTCATGCAGATAACACAAGCATGACACTGCGCTTTGAAGCCGATTTCATAGGCGGAACTTGTggggtgtgggggtgtggggggggggggggggggggggggggggggttgtgagTGTAGGGGGGTTGTGATTCATTTCAAATGGTTTAGGGGCAGCATGCCTCCATTAAATGCTCTTATCAATCTCTGTGGCCTGAAGATAGCAGGACACTAATTAAAATTCCTCCACCCTTCATTAGTTGCACAAAAGGCCTTAAACAAACGCTTCGCTCTTAATAGCTTCTGAATCTCGCCGGTGAGTAATGAAGTTACGAAATTCGAGATGATAGGGGGATTCCAGTGTTCCTGTGAAATGTTTGTCAATGGATGCTTGGCTTCATCTCTTAATGAAACACCCGCTTCTTGTCAAACTGACCCTGCAATCATAGCACAAATACCCAATCTCTGCCATTTTTCTCATTGCTGAGTGCATTTGGATGTTCAATGAGCCTAAACAGCATATTTGCAGAGTGTGAGTGAATCTGATGGTGCTGGCATCGtattattatcatgtttttttgtatccATGGGCTCATTCCCTGATAATATATTGTGCAGCCTGTGACAGGCACGGTGCTACAGTCTGTAAGCTGTGCTGGCTGGCAGGCAGCAGGGTGCCGGGCCTTTCTATCCTGGGTGTTGTATGCCACTTATCTTCTCTATCTTGCTCACTCTGCCAAGAAGTGTAATGTAGCATTGGATCTAGATCACACTAGCTGAATGCCCTCCATCAAATATTTAGCTCACACTTTGAGGTGCTCCAGAAAACTGCTACGAGAGCCAACAGTTTAGCCGCTTAAGTGTTGTTTCAAAGCTTTCGACCTCCTCTCATGTCATTCCTTTGTCCTCTTCTTGCTCTCCGCCGCAGTGGGAGAAGCTACAGATGACGGCGAGCGAGAGAAGGAAGATCATGTGTTCGGTCACCTTCCATGTCATCGCCATCACCTGCGTGGTGTGGTCGCTCTACGTTCTCATCGACAGAACAGCGGAGGAAATCAGACAAGGTCAGCGCAGTCTCcgatgcacacaaacacacacataagcataATGTGATTGTCTGTGTTGGATGTTGTGTTGTTATAAATGATCCCATCAGTTATATCATCCATTCACCCTCTTTCTCCAAGTCATTCATGTACACTATTTAATGGCAAATAAGCATCACTGTGCTGTTATTTCAGTGGTGTGAGTATTGAATGTAAAATGTTCTCGAAGGTTGGAATATAAGTGGGCGTAATTTGCTTGGCCTCACTTTTTCAGTAGCTCAGTGGGCATCAAAGTCGCGACTGAGCCCGAACAAATGTGTAGAAGAGTTTGCGGTTTGCTTTAGAGATGATTTTCTGTCTGGGActttcagttcaattcagttcaCTTTGATTTCAGACCTAAAGTAcataaaagagaaagataaaagaaGGTGAGAAGAAAAGAGATTTAAGAAATAGATATTTACATCTATCATTCTGAGATCCACTTTGAGACTTTCAGAGTGAGGTCATTATTGCAAAGTTAGGTGATTTTTGGTTCGTTCTCACCTCTTTGATGAGGTTAGATCaggttcagtgtgtgtgtgtgtgtgtgtgaggggtggattaaaataaaaagatgacaGTCTTATCGTTAAAGGAACGAATGTAGACAGCAAAAGTGCCTCACaaggataaaagaaaaagtttttggTGTTACATAGACCACAAGAACTAGGTAAACTGTCGAGTGTAAATTTCGTCACTAgtgttttttcaagtctgctttaaaacaacagtcaggtgtccatatgaacagtgaaagaggttctccttgctgtaatcattcctcttgttcatactggctattaaaagatcccctttaaatgtactttcaatgtaagtgatgagggccaaaatccacagtgtgtccacacagtcattttatatgaggcttcagcagtctgagttagtcatatcaagtggatatctgccacatttacagtctgtttagcatcaaattctctctttgtgtttccctgttgagctgcagtggaagtatagtaacaaaaagaggaactttggccctaaaaagactgtaacattgaaagatatctacttgatttgactcatttagatgcttcattttagcttcagataaacttttaaatacatttttgcacagaagtaggattgtggattttagcccccatcacttacattgtaagtgcatcatgaagggatcttccaatggccagtatgaacaggaggattaattatgacaagaaaaacctacttaagtgttcatttgggcatctgattattgttttaagacagacttgaaaaattgtgaatccgTCCTTTAAGTGTATGTGCCAAACTGGAGCATGCTACAGACCAAACGCCATAGAAGCTTCACGCAATAATCCAGCAAGTAGTCAGTAGGGCATGATGATCTTTTAGAAAACCCTAGAATGAGAAGAAAACAGCACTAGCAGCTTAAAAGCCCCTTCAGCGTCCCCTAGAGCCACTGGGTAACAAAAAGACTGACACTTGCTAGCAGGGCTTAAAATGGCTGCTTTAATGATGAGCTGTTGCAGCATTTACTGGCACTATGTCTGCTGCCAGTCATTCCTCTCTGGCATATTTGGCGCTTCCGAGACAGTGTGCAGATGGAAGAGCCGGCTGTGCCTGTTTAGCCCAACCTGATGATTCAGACTTGTTTGAGTCCCTGAAGGCTGTCAGGTTCAATCACCACAGCAACGCCAAATACTCCCTCAACAGCCCTGCTTGTCCTCTGCCAAGTCAACACCACCACGattgttttttctcagtttgcTTGCAAAGATTATAGCAGAATTAGTTCTAATACACACTGAAATGttctttattgtctatttttctttttgaatcaGATTAAATGTTTATGATTGCATGCTGAATTTCAATCTGAAGTGTGCAACTGTGATATCTGACTTCACTTTCACTCTCTGAGTTTTTCCTTCTCTATCAATCTGTTTTTGTGGCTTTGGTAATACATGATACTTACACTCTCTTTACCCATGCAGCCGGAAGAATCCCAGGTAAACTTTTCACCTTTGAACTTTTGACTTTCAAGCTGTATTTTCCCCATCAGCCTTTCTGTCAGCTGTATCCAGTTCTTTCCCAACTGCACTTTCTGCCcctttccttcccttttctGCCTTGATTTCAGGATAAAAATAATACTTCTTCACCCTTAAAGGCCGGTTATATTCACATCACCTCACTGAATGTTCCGACCTAATGaacgcagacagacagagaggcgaGGAACATGCTGTGATTCATCTCTGTGTTACACTTTGCGACAGTGGGATTTGATTAAAATAAACCTCGCTGACAGATTcgcacacaacaaacaacacattcaTTTCTTCTCATAAAATTAGCTGGAAAGCACCTGATCTTGCATAAACTTAGTTCATATCTTACTGATTGTGTGATGTTTGCCTTGTTTGAATTTGTATACCTCCCATCATGTGAGGCATTTTTCTATTTCATACCTTCTTATTTCATCCAGGGTACAATTTGGTAACACTCAAATGTGGACCTTTCTGAAATATAGTAGCCAACATGAAAAGACTGATGGGTTGCAGGTCAGAAGTGTATTTTCAAAGATTTttcagagagattttttttttttaaagttcccTTTTATGCCTCTTAGTTTTGTTTTGGATGAGGATGCAGTTTGTTACAAGGTTAACACTTTCTAAAATTGCTAATTTTTACCTCTTACTTTGAGTCTTGTGTGTCAGGGATTTTGCAATTTGTAGAACTGCTAGAACTGCCTCAAGGGCCATACAAATGTTTTTGCACAGTTTAGCACATTTACTACAAATTGGCTGCACATTACTGCTAACAGTTTTATAAAGGTTGCTGTAGGGGTTTAGACTTccataaattcattcatttctattCACGTCACTTCAGTATTAAAATCAATTTGCGGACTTTAAACCTGCTTGAGTTAGATAATTACACAGTAAACAACATGTCTGGTCTCTTAttgtctgtctcttattttcagTTGCAAGTGCAGATTGATTTGAAAAGTCTGCACTGCGTTAACAgtaactttgacaaaaataaatgcagacaCAATGTTCACTGTGATAGATGAACTATCTCAAACAAATCTCAGGGACACTGCAGTATGTCAGAAAATCCCCAGTGGAAATATAAACACatgattttgaaataaatgtgttataACTTGCAAAAACATACATTCTCACATTAGCTTGCTTCTTAGAGGAATATACAGCACATTGCATACAATGTAATGATATCCTGTCCATTTGTATATTGCATTGTATGATAGTTTCCCTAACCGCACACCTTCCTCGTTAAATCAGATTAAGGttgataataattattttaaaaaaaaacaacgattGAATCTGCAACAGTTTCTTGAGCCTCCTTCCTGTGTTTTTGCGCTTGTGCATTTTGACCTCCCGAATTTTAGCTAAAGTACGTGTACTAGACAGtgcagacattttattttgcagtaattGTCAGGACTGCTGTGTTtgacatgtgtgcatgttttcttttttttgtctgttcttCTCTGCCTGTTCCTCAGGGATCCTGGAATGGCCTTTCTGGACCAAGCTGGTGGTGGTGGCCATCGGCTTCACGGGTGGACTGGTGTTCATGTACGTCCAGTGCAAAGTCTACATCCATCTATGGAGGAGACTGAAGGCTTACAACCGGGTCATATACGTCCAGAACCGGCCAGAAACGTGTAAAAAGCTGGCGCTGGAGAAGCCGCCGCTCATGGAGCCGAGTCTGGAGAACAAGGAGACTCTGGCTCCCACCCAGTCGGACACAAACTCCTCCCAgtacacagagacagaggactACAGTATGGAGGTGCTCCATGTCTGACCACCAACTGTCACTCAGTCCATGCCATAGGTTGTCCTACTCTACTATactacacatacaaacagaccCACAGTGAGGAGTAGCAGTCATGGAAATGTTTGGTGAGGAAAAACCAGATGCTCCCCACCCTCTGATCCCAGACTTGACCCACCAAGATCCCAGATAGACCAAGACTTCCTTCTATTCACATTCCTGTCAAACCGTATTCCTTCCTCCACCCCTCCCTGATCCACACTCCCGCCTCTTTCCTTTCCCAGGACCAGACTCTTTTTACTGACTTCTGTAAATGTCTGAAGAGGCCTGGATTACAccactctacacacacacacacacacacacacacaaactcatgtGTGTACACCGCCGGGAGAGTAAGACTGAGACAAATAGACTCACAAACGGCTCCCGAGGTCTACACGTCTCTGATGCgtggtttgtttgttgtggGTTGTgttagatttgtttgtttttacctccTGTGAGTCTTGGGCTAACCTGCCATGGATCAGTATGTAGCGCCGCGCATCAGATCTCTGGAACGTTCCAGCTACTGCCCTCTTTGTCGCTGTGGTCTGAGAGTCTGCGCCACCCGACAGATCCGTCAGCTCTACACGGGCCTGGGTCCTGACCAGGCCTTGATCTGGACATGCATCGaagcacttttgtttttttagttccCACAAATTCTTCCCCTTCCTctatcttctcttcttttcctctttaatATGAATTAAGTCTTACATGTTGTACATGGGGGAGAGCACACTCAAACAAACTCGGAAATGTTTGTTTCCTGGGGGTTTTTTTGACATTGCATTTCCTCATACGCACATAtacgtgtatatatatataaatatatacacccTCCCATGGATGACAAAAAAGGAATTGGGGGAAAAAGTGGAATACTGCTGAAAGAAAACATTGGAGTGTTTCAGTTGAAACAGAAAAAGTGAGTTTTGAATATGACACGTGATCACTAAATTGTGTTTTGGCTCATAGCTCTAATGCAGATGATGGAAAATCCAGCCACAAGACTTCTCTACCCCAAAATGAACTTTCTGAAGGCTTTGAGAAtgtaaactttttaaaaaaaaaaatgataaaaaataaataaataaaataaaaaaaaacaaacaaaaaaagcaacatttttttactGGTCACAGGAAATTGCGAGATAATTTCCATGTCTTGAGATCATAACAAGAGCCTTTGGGCATAAACGGCGTCGCTCATGTTTTTGTATCATGCGGATGACACAGTATTTACAGTGTGATATTCCATGTGCAgtttttaatatgttgattTGTTTGCTTAGTCATGGGATATGCCTTGAGAAATCCACCGCTGTCTGCTCTCAGTCTGTCTTCCCATCGCTCTTattctacattaaaaaaacccaaacaaacaggCTGTAACTGGCTTTTTAAATTTGACTGCTTAAAATAAACATCACAGTACATCTCTTCAGTTATGTCAGTGCACTTCAGCAGAAGAGTTTAGGGTGCTAGACAGACATCTGATGTTTGGATGTGACATATAGGAGTATTAATGAGCATTTCAATGGCACAAAAGTCCTCAGTTTCAGTGAAAAGTGTCTTGTTTCTTGCCAGACTCTCATCACATGGTGGAGGAGGATCTATTTTAGTATTTAATCACAAGACAGCCAGCATGTTGCTTCTTCTGTTTGATTGAAAAATGATTCTCTCACATCTTGGCCGTACGTGGCTAAAATGAGACAAATTGTCCCAACACACGTTTCTCAAAAGAAGCACGGTGAAGCACATACTGAATACTGTCAGCACATTATTTCAGCATTAAGATGATTTTATATCAGTGTGTAACATTTTCACTGCACTTTCATcaataaacataatttattaGTGCAACACATCCATATGTATGCATCATCACTcactgaggagctgcagcgcCACCTGCTGGTGCAGTCTGAGATGGGCAGCAGTTGATTTCTTAGGGCGACTTGTTTTGGGGCTTACAGTCATTGTAAGTGCTTTTGTCTATGTGGGAGCACAGCAATGCCAGGCTCATGTTGAGCCTCACAGCCATTccagcaaaacacacatttttaaaagaaaaaaactgtctttGATACCAGTATACTGTCTGTGAACAACGATGGTCCAACGACATACCTGACGATTactgctcagcagcagcagcaataacTGAAATCAGCGCTTTGTTCTTTGCAGCAATGCATACTGTACTTGTGTATATGCCCCTTGGTGACTTGAGATCTGGAGTCTAATATAATTTTAATACATAATATGAGCCGAGGGAGTTGTTGGGTGTCGAGTCAAATTAAGACCTAGTAACGAGAAGGTTCTCTGAAACTTCAATACCCACGAGGCTCTGTGCAATTAGACAGATAAAAAGTGCAATTacccttttgttgttgttctatTCTATAGTTATGTACTGGTGTTTAATGTCCAGGGCGTCCTCTGggtataaaatgattatttcttcattttgtgttgtatttatttttaaaagaaaacagagtacaatttgttcatttaaaaaaatccctttCATTGGTAATTTTATGCAATTTACACTTAATTTTTTTCCCAGGCATAAATACcagaaaatcattttcactCTTTGTTTTGCACTTACCTGTT
This genomic interval from Thunnus thynnus chromosome 14, fThuThy2.1, whole genome shotgun sequence contains the following:
- the LOC137197048 gene encoding E3 ubiquitin-protein ligase MARCHF8-like isoform X1, coding for MNMPLHQISVIPRDVTSSRVSGSGKAKDKDKQNEKPLGHSASRSSNISKAGSPTSVNAPCSFSRTSVSPSSQDICRICHCEGDDESPLITPCHCTGSLRFVHQACLQQWIKSSDTRCCELCKYEFIMETKLKPLRKWEKLQMTASERRKIMCSVTFHVIAITCVVWSLYVLIDRTAEEIRQGILEWPFWTKLVVVAIGFTGGLVFMYVQCKVYIHLWRRLKAYNRVIYVQNRPETCKKLALEKPPLMEPSLENKETLAPTQSDTNSSQYTETEDYSMEVLHV
- the LOC137197048 gene encoding E3 ubiquitin-protein ligase MARCHF8-like isoform X2, producing the protein MNSCWKMKIQNEKPLGHSASRSSNISKAGSPTSVNAPCSFSRTSVSPSSQDICRICHCEGDDESPLITPCHCTGSLRFVHQACLQQWIKSSDTRCCELCKYEFIMETKLKPLRKWEKLQMTASERRKIMCSVTFHVIAITCVVWSLYVLIDRTAEEIRQGILEWPFWTKLVVVAIGFTGGLVFMYVQCKVYIHLWRRLKAYNRVIYVQNRPETCKKLALEKPPLMEPSLENKETLAPTQSDTNSSQYTETEDYSMEVLHV
- the LOC137197048 gene encoding E3 ubiquitin-protein ligase MARCHF8-like isoform X3; protein product: MNMPLHQISVIPRDVTSSRVSGSGKAKDKDKQNEKPLGHSASRSSNISKAGSPTSVNAPCSFSRTSVSPSSQDICRICHCEGDDESPLITPCHCTGSLRFVHQACLQQWIKSSDTRCCELCKYEFIMETKLKPLRKWEKLQMTASERRKIMCSVTFHVIAITCVVWSLYVLIDRTAEEIRQAGRIPGKLFTFELLTFKLYFPHQPFCQLYPVLSQLHFLPLSFPFLP